A section of the Rhizomicrobium sp. genome encodes:
- a CDS encoding aldehyde dehydrogenase family protein, with protein sequence MSLTLTHYIAGERVKADTPHESLNPSDTREVVARFPDGGKAEVDAAVGAARKAFPGWSGASPEVRADVLDKVGEMILQRRADLGKLLSREEGKTLPEGIGEVTRAGRIFKYFAGEAVRRHGQNLDSVRPGVEINTFREAVGVFGLITPWNFPIAIPAWKTAPALAFGNTVVIKPAGPTPATAAALADIIFEAGAPAGVFNMVIGRGVVGDALAKHPDVDGVSFTGSQAVGTQVAQSALSHQARVQLEMGGKNPLVVLDDADFDRAVMCALDGAFFATGQRCTASSRIIVTDGIYQKFVEALTEKTLALTVGDALDPASKMGPAVSQQQLEQNLSYVDIAVKEGGRLTGGGQRLSLAKPGYYMSPAVIADTSQGMRINGEEVFGPVASILRVKDYDEALAVANAGEFGLSAGICTSSLKYARHFQRAVRAGMVMVNLPTAGVDYHVPFGGSRKSSYGAREQGFAAVEFYTQTKTAYSWA encoded by the coding sequence ATGAGCCTGACCCTGACCCACTACATCGCCGGCGAGCGCGTCAAGGCCGACACGCCGCATGAGAGTCTCAATCCCTCCGACACGCGCGAGGTCGTGGCGCGCTTTCCCGACGGCGGCAAGGCCGAGGTCGACGCCGCGGTCGGCGCCGCGCGCAAGGCGTTCCCCGGCTGGTCCGGCGCCTCGCCGGAAGTGCGCGCCGACGTGCTCGACAAGGTCGGCGAGATGATCCTTCAGCGCCGCGCCGATCTCGGCAAGCTGCTGTCGCGCGAAGAGGGCAAGACGCTGCCCGAAGGCATCGGCGAGGTGACGCGCGCCGGCCGCATCTTCAAATATTTCGCCGGCGAGGCGGTGCGCCGCCACGGCCAGAATCTCGACTCGGTGCGTCCCGGCGTGGAGATCAACACGTTCCGTGAAGCCGTAGGTGTATTCGGCCTGATCACGCCCTGGAATTTTCCGATCGCGATCCCGGCCTGGAAGACGGCGCCGGCGCTGGCTTTCGGCAACACGGTGGTGATCAAGCCCGCCGGCCCGACGCCGGCGACCGCGGCGGCATTGGCCGACATCATCTTCGAGGCCGGCGCCCCGGCCGGCGTGTTCAACATGGTGATCGGCCGCGGCGTCGTCGGCGACGCCCTCGCCAAGCATCCGGACGTCGACGGCGTGTCGTTCACAGGCTCGCAGGCGGTCGGCACCCAGGTGGCGCAATCGGCGCTGTCGCATCAGGCCCGCGTGCAGCTCGAAATGGGCGGCAAGAATCCGCTCGTCGTGCTCGACGATGCCGATTTCGACCGCGCCGTGATGTGCGCCCTGGATGGCGCCTTCTTCGCCACCGGCCAGCGCTGCACCGCGTCCAGCCGCATCATCGTGACCGACGGCATCTACCAGAAATTCGTCGAGGCCCTGACCGAGAAGACGCTGGCGCTCACGGTCGGCGACGCGCTCGATCCGGCATCGAAGATGGGTCCGGCGGTCAGCCAGCAGCAGCTCGAGCAGAACCTCTCTTATGTCGATATCGCGGTGAAGGAAGGCGGCCGGCTGACCGGCGGCGGCCAGCGCCTCAGCCTCGCCAAGCCCGGCTATTACATGAGCCCGGCGGTGATCGCCGATACCAGCCAAGGCATGCGCATCAACGGCGAGGAGGTGTTCGGCCCCGTCGCGTCGATCCTGCGCGTGAAGGACTATGACGAAGCGCTCGCCGTCGCCAATGCCGGCGAGTTCGGCCTGTCGGCCGGCATCTGCACCTCGTCGCTCAAATATGCCCGTCATTTCCAGCGCGCGGTGCGCGCCGGCATGGTGATGGTGAACCTGCCGACCGCCGGCGTCGACTATCACGTGCCCTTCGGCGGCAGCCGCAAGTCGAGCTACGGCGCGCGCGAGCAGGGCTTCGCGGCGGTCGAATTCTACACACAGACCAAAACGGCCTATTCCTGGGCCTGA
- a CDS encoding LacI family DNA-binding transcriptional regulator gives MAQKSGRRGNNVVTIHEVARHAGVSPMTVSRVVNGESNVRESTRAKVAASIKTLHYSPNLAARSLASANAVRIGLLYSNPSSAYLSEFLVGSLEQSSLSGCQLVIEKCDGPNTERAAIEKLVRTGADGVILPPPLCDSEEALRAVADVEIPAVVVATGRPAPGLSAVSIDDFEAAHSMTRRLIGLGHSRIGFIMGHPNQTASEQRYRGFVAGMEEAGLKPDPRLVTQGYFTYRSGLEAAEKLLRAPKRPTAIFASNDDMAAATVAVAHRMGLDVPRDVTIAGFDDTPLATTVWPALTTVRQPIADMAREAVKLLLEQIRRKRAGAEPEPVQKLLEFTLIPRESTGRADASST, from the coding sequence TTGGCCCAGAAGAGCGGCCGGCGCGGCAACAATGTCGTGACGATTCATGAAGTGGCGCGCCATGCCGGCGTGTCGCCGATGACGGTGAGCCGGGTGGTCAACGGCGAGAGCAATGTGCGCGAATCGACGCGCGCCAAGGTCGCCGCCTCGATCAAGACGCTGCACTATTCGCCCAATCTGGCGGCGCGGAGCCTGGCCAGCGCCAATGCGGTACGGATCGGGCTGCTCTATTCGAACCCATCCTCGGCCTATCTGAGCGAATTCCTGGTCGGCAGCCTGGAGCAGTCCAGCCTCTCCGGCTGCCAGCTCGTGATCGAGAAATGCGACGGCCCGAACACCGAGCGGGCGGCGATCGAGAAACTGGTGCGCACCGGCGCCGACGGCGTGATCCTGCCGCCGCCGCTCTGCGATTCGGAGGAAGCGCTGCGCGCCGTCGCCGACGTCGAAATTCCCGCCGTGGTGGTCGCCACCGGTCGTCCGGCGCCCGGCCTCTCGGCCGTCAGCATCGACGATTTCGAGGCGGCCCATTCGATGACGCGGCGGCTGATCGGCCTCGGCCATAGCCGCATCGGCTTCATCATGGGCCACCCCAACCAGACGGCCAGCGAGCAGCGCTACAGGGGCTTCGTCGCGGGCATGGAGGAGGCCGGCCTCAAACCCGACCCGCGCCTGGTGACGCAGGGCTATTTCACCTACCGCTCGGGGCTCGAAGCGGCGGAAAAGCTGCTGCGGGCGCCCAAGCGGCCGACCGCGATCTTCGCGAGCAATGACGACATGGCGGCGGCCACGGTGGCGGTTGCCCACCGGATGGGACTGGACGTGCCGCGCGACGTGACCATCGCCGGGTTCGACGACACCCCGCTCGCCACCACGGTGTGGCCGGCGCTCACCACCGTCCGCCAGCCGATCGCCGACATGGCGCGCGAAGCGGTCAAACTCCTGCTGGAGCAGATTCGCCGCAAGCGCGCCGGGGCCGAGCCCGAACCGGTCCAGAAACTGCTGGAATTCACCCTCATCCCACGCGAATCCACCGGCCGGGCCGACGCCTCGTCGACCTGA
- a CDS encoding SMP-30/gluconolactonase/LRE family protein, whose translation MTPECVWPVAAMLGEGPLWSAAEQALWFVDIKKNHIHRYTPATGARRTYDAPSSPGFLAPEGDGFIVGLRDGLYRFDPRDGSFALLHRVDVDKPGNRINDGARDAAGRLWFGTMDNAEEAETGGLYRLDADGPRAVETGICITNGPCSSPDGKVFYHTDTLKKTIYAYDLGADGALSNKRVFATIEDGAGHPDGSIIDAEGCLWVGLFGGWAARRYSPDGKLISTVRFACANITKLAFAGPTTVYATTAWKGLDAAARAGQPLAGGLFRFESDAAG comes from the coding sequence ATGACTCCTGAATGCGTTTGGCCCGTCGCGGCGATGCTGGGCGAAGGACCGCTATGGTCCGCTGCCGAGCAGGCGCTGTGGTTCGTCGACATCAAGAAAAACCACATCCACCGCTACACGCCGGCGACCGGCGCGCGGCGGACCTATGACGCGCCGTCGAGCCCCGGCTTCCTGGCGCCGGAGGGCGACGGGTTCATCGTCGGTCTCCGGGACGGGCTCTACCGCTTCGATCCGCGCGACGGGAGCTTTGCGCTGCTGCACCGCGTCGACGTCGACAAGCCCGGCAACCGGATCAACGACGGCGCGCGCGACGCGGCCGGAAGGCTGTGGTTCGGCACCATGGATAATGCCGAGGAAGCCGAAACCGGCGGGCTCTATCGCCTGGATGCCGACGGGCCCAGGGCGGTCGAGACCGGCATCTGCATCACCAACGGTCCGTGCTCGAGCCCCGACGGCAAGGTGTTCTATCACACCGATACGCTGAAGAAGACGATCTACGCCTACGACCTCGGCGCCGACGGCGCGCTGTCGAACAAGCGGGTCTTCGCGACGATCGAGGATGGCGCCGGCCATCCCGACGGCTCGATCATAGATGCCGAAGGCTGCCTCTGGGTCGGGCTGTTCGGCGGCTGGGCGGCGCGCCGCTATTCTCCGGACGGAAAGCTGATCTCCACCGTGCGCTTTGCCTGTGCCAATATCACCAAGCTCGCCTTCGCCGGCCCCACCACCGTCTACGCCACAACGGCGTGGAAGGGGCTGGACGCGGCGGCGCGCGCCGGACAGCCGCTCGCCGGCGGGCTGTTCCGCTTCGAGAGCGATGCCGCCGGATAA
- a CDS encoding purine-nucleoside phosphorylase, which translates to MAKQIERGAAAIQAAMAGAFPKTALILGSGLGPLADRIADATDIPYGDIPGFPVPTVAGHQGRLRIGTLAGHGIACMQGRLHAYEGHPAQAIAVPIRILRRLGVERLILTNASGGLKPHLPAGTLMLVEDHINFSGQNPLVGPNDESFGPRFPDLSHAYDPGLRAQFEAAARRSGVTLESGVYVYVLGPSFETPAEIRMFASLGADAVGMSTVPECIAAVHCGIRVAALSVITNLAAGFSTVPLTHQETLAEAAKAYDRVEKLLLSFFGALSE; encoded by the coding sequence ATGGCAAAGCAGATCGAGCGCGGCGCCGCCGCCATCCAGGCTGCGATGGCCGGCGCGTTCCCGAAAACCGCGCTGATCCTCGGCAGCGGCCTCGGCCCGCTCGCGGACAGGATCGCGGACGCGACCGACATTCCCTATGGCGATATTCCGGGCTTTCCGGTCCCGACCGTCGCCGGCCACCAGGGCCGGCTGCGCATCGGCACGCTGGCGGGCCACGGGATCGCCTGCATGCAGGGCAGGCTGCACGCCTATGAGGGCCATCCGGCCCAGGCCATCGCCGTGCCGATCCGCATCCTGAGGCGCCTGGGCGTGGAGCGGCTGATCCTCACCAATGCCTCGGGCGGCCTGAAACCGCATCTGCCCGCGGGCACGCTGATGCTGGTGGAAGACCACATCAATTTCTCGGGCCAGAATCCGCTGGTGGGGCCGAACGACGAGAGCTTCGGCCCGCGCTTCCCGGACCTGTCGCATGCCTACGATCCCGGCCTGCGCGCGCAGTTCGAAGCGGCGGCGCGCCGGTCCGGCGTGACGCTCGAAAGCGGCGTCTATGTCTACGTCCTTGGACCGAGCTTCGAGACGCCGGCGGAAATCCGGATGTTCGCCAGCCTCGGCGCCGATGCGGTGGGAATGTCGACAGTTCCCGAATGCATCGCGGCGGTTCATTGCGGCATTCGCGTCGCGGCGCTGTCGGTAATCACGAATCTCGCCGCCGGCTTCAGCACGGTTCCGCTGACGCATCAGGAAACGCTGGCGGAAGCCGCGAAGGCTTATGACCGCGTCGAGAAGTTGCTGCTGTCTTTTTTCGGCGCACTGTCGGAATAG
- a CDS encoding SDR family oxidoreductase: MSSAVYPSLKGKRVVVTGGGSGIGAGIVAAFARQGSKVIFIDILENESAALIKSLSDCEHAPVFRRCDLKDLAAVGTFFKDVGPIDVLVNNAGNDDRHKLADVTPDYWDERIAVNLRHMLFCAKEAAPGMKKRGGGAIINFGSISWHLGLPDLVIYETAKAGIEGMTRALARELGPDNIRVTAVVPGNVKTPRQMKWYTPEGEQEIVDQQSLKARVEPGHVASLVLFLASDDGKMCTGHEYWIDAGWR, from the coding sequence ATGTCGTCAGCCGTCTATCCGAGCCTCAAGGGCAAGCGCGTCGTCGTGACCGGGGGCGGATCCGGCATCGGGGCCGGCATTGTCGCGGCGTTCGCGCGGCAGGGCTCCAAGGTCATCTTCATCGACATCCTCGAGAACGAAAGCGCGGCCCTCATCAAGTCGCTCTCCGATTGCGAGCATGCCCCGGTGTTCCGGCGCTGCGACCTGAAGGACCTTGCGGCCGTCGGCACGTTCTTCAAGGACGTCGGCCCGATCGACGTGCTGGTGAACAATGCCGGCAACGACGACCGCCACAAGCTCGCCGACGTCACGCCCGACTATTGGGACGAGCGCATCGCGGTCAATCTGCGCCATATGCTGTTCTGCGCCAAGGAGGCGGCGCCCGGCATGAAGAAGCGCGGCGGCGGGGCGATCATCAATTTCGGCTCGATCTCCTGGCACCTCGGCCTTCCCGATCTGGTGATCTACGAGACCGCCAAGGCCGGCATCGAGGGCATGACGCGGGCGCTCGCCCGCGAGCTTGGGCCCGACAATATCCGCGTCACCGCGGTGGTGCCCGGCAACGTCAAGACGCCGCGCCAGATGAAATGGTACACGCCGGAAGGCGAGCAGGAGATCGTCGACCAGCAGTCGCTGAAGGCGCGCGTCGAGCCCGGGCATGTCGCCTCGCTGGTATTGTTCCTGGCGTCCGACGACGGCAAGATGTGCACGGGACACGAATACTGGATCGATGCCGGCTGGCGATGA
- a CDS encoding fumarylacetoacetate hydrolase family protein translates to MTDFLPRDWREATLAGRLDFGEGPTPVLVRDGHVLDVSRAAPTMAALLDGWTGAAGGRDLGEFADLGLTEAWKGQSKAKLLAPIDLQCVKAAGVTFAVSAVERVIEERARGDAGKALAIREALKERVGSDLRAVKPGSPQAVKLKSALIADGLWSQYLEVAIGPDAEIFTKGPLLASVGWGDYIGIRSDSDWNNPEPEIVIVCDRNGKAVGASLGNDVNLRDFEGRSALLLGKAKDNNASCAIGPFLRLFDDRFTMDDVRNAVLELEIQGEDNYRLEGRSTMAEISRDPLDLCRQAMSEHQYPDGFALFLGTLFAPTQDRDTPGRGFTHKVGDVVRVSTPRLGVLENKVTTSKEAPPWNFGVGDLMRNLARRGLL, encoded by the coding sequence ATGACTGATTTTCTGCCGCGCGACTGGCGGGAAGCGACGCTGGCCGGCCGCCTGGATTTCGGCGAGGGCCCGACTCCGGTGCTCGTCCGCGATGGACATGTCCTGGACGTCTCCCGCGCGGCGCCGACCATGGCGGCCCTGCTGGACGGCTGGACCGGCGCGGCCGGCGGCCGCGATCTGGGCGAATTCGCCGATCTCGGACTGACCGAGGCCTGGAAGGGCCAGAGCAAAGCCAAGCTTCTCGCCCCTATCGACCTGCAATGCGTCAAGGCGGCCGGCGTGACCTTCGCGGTTTCCGCCGTCGAGCGGGTGATCGAGGAACGCGCCCGCGGCGATGCCGGCAAGGCGCTCGCCATCCGCGAGGCCCTGAAGGAGCGCGTCGGCTCGGATTTGCGCGCGGTGAAGCCGGGCTCGCCGCAAGCGGTCAAGCTCAAATCGGCGCTCATCGCCGACGGACTGTGGTCGCAATATCTCGAAGTCGCGATCGGTCCGGACGCCGAGATCTTCACCAAGGGCCCGCTGCTCGCCTCGGTCGGCTGGGGCGATTATATCGGCATCCGCTCCGACTCCGACTGGAACAATCCCGAGCCGGAAATCGTCATCGTCTGCGACAGGAATGGCAAGGCGGTCGGCGCCAGCCTCGGCAACGACGTCAATCTGCGCGATTTCGAAGGGCGCAGCGCGCTCCTCCTCGGCAAGGCCAAGGACAACAATGCCTCCTGCGCCATCGGGCCGTTCCTGCGCCTGTTCGACGACCGCTTCACGATGGACGATGTGCGCAATGCCGTCCTGGAGCTCGAAATCCAGGGCGAAGACAATTACCGGCTGGAAGGCAGGAGCACGATGGCCGAGATCAGCCGCGATCCGCTCGATCTCTGCCGCCAGGCGATGAGCGAGCATCAATATCCCGACGGCTTCGCGCTATTTCTTGGCACGCTGTTCGCGCCGACCCAGGACCGCGATACGCCCGGTCGCGGCTTCACGCACAAGGTCGGCGACGTCGTGCGGGTTTCCACGCCCAGGCTCGGCGTGCTCGAGAACAAGGTGACGACCTCCAAAGAAGCGCCGCCGTGGAATTTCGGCGTGGGGGATCTGATGCGCAACCTGGCGCGGCGAGGACTTCTATGA
- a CDS encoding phosphopentomutase: MRAIVGVLDSFGLGAAPDAARFGDTGANTFGHIAKACAQGLKRPSGKSGPLDIPNFLALGLGEAAKGADPEVAIPAPKRIVGRYGYAAELGRGKDTPSGHWEMMGLPVDHDWGYFPRTVPTFPAALTKDFIAKTGVPGILGDCHASGTVIIDRLGAEHIRTGKPIVYTSADSVYQIAAHETHFGLERLYECCHVARKLVDAYNIGRVIARPFVGEAPGAFKRTGNRHDYAMPPTAPTLLDRYAATGRQVVGIGKISDIFAAKGITKYVKAFGNDEVFDRMLDEVKDGPEDAIIFANFVDFDTLFGHRRDVAGYAGALEAFDARIPELRAALRKDDLVVFSADHGCDPTWPGTDHTREFVPVIAFGPGVTPGPIGRRGTFADIGQSCARHLGIAPLSVGTSFL; the protein is encoded by the coding sequence TTGCGAGCCATTGTCGGCGTTCTGGATTCCTTCGGCCTGGGTGCCGCGCCCGACGCGGCGCGCTTCGGCGACACGGGCGCCAACACGTTCGGTCATATTGCGAAAGCCTGTGCCCAGGGCCTGAAGCGGCCTTCGGGCAAGAGCGGCCCGCTCGACATTCCGAACTTCCTCGCGCTCGGGCTCGGCGAAGCCGCGAAGGGCGCCGATCCCGAGGTTGCGATCCCGGCGCCGAAGCGGATCGTCGGCCGCTACGGCTATGCCGCGGAACTCGGCCGCGGCAAGGATACGCCGAGCGGCCATTGGGAGATGATGGGCCTGCCGGTCGACCACGACTGGGGCTATTTCCCCAGGACCGTGCCGACCTTTCCGGCGGCGCTGACGAAAGACTTCATCGCGAAGACCGGCGTCCCCGGCATCCTGGGGGACTGCCACGCCTCGGGCACCGTGATCATCGACAGGCTCGGCGCGGAGCACATCCGCACCGGCAAGCCGATCGTCTATACCAGCGCGGATTCGGTCTACCAGATCGCGGCGCATGAGACGCATTTCGGGCTCGAGCGGCTCTACGAGTGCTGCCATGTCGCGCGCAAGCTGGTCGATGCCTACAATATCGGCCGCGTCATCGCGCGGCCCTTCGTCGGCGAGGCGCCCGGCGCCTTCAAGCGCACCGGCAACCGCCACGACTACGCCATGCCGCCCACCGCGCCGACGCTGCTCGACCGCTACGCCGCCACCGGCCGGCAGGTCGTCGGCATCGGCAAGATCTCCGACATCTTCGCCGCCAAGGGGATCACGAAATACGTCAAGGCCTTCGGCAATGACGAGGTGTTCGACCGGATGCTGGACGAGGTGAAGGACGGTCCCGAAGACGCGATCATCTTCGCGAACTTCGTCGATTTCGATACGCTCTTCGGCCATCGCCGCGACGTCGCGGGCTATGCCGGCGCGCTCGAGGCGTTCGACGCGCGCATCCCGGAGCTGCGCGCGGCGCTGCGCAAGGACGATCTGGTGGTCTTCTCCGCCGATCACGGCTGCGATCCGACCTGGCCGGGCACCGACCACACCCGCGAATTCGTGCCCGTCATCGCCTTCGGGCCCGGCGTGACGCCGGGGCCGATCGGCCGGCGCGGCACCTTCGCCGATATCGGCCAGTCCTGCGCCCGCCATCTCGGCATCGCGCCGCTCTCCGTCGGGACGTCTTTCCTGTGA
- a CDS encoding TonB-dependent receptor, producing MNMRNLKSLMLGATALTLATPLLTVAAHAQSTGTQEVETVVVTAERTQSDGLMNAAPISKERSTITSEFLQTQTAGQTVFQALNYMPGVNFTNNDPYGSSGGNIRMHGQDGNHISLTLDGMPLNDTGNYAIYTNQQLDPEVVDRVSANQGSTDVDSPTAAATGGVIAIISDRPHDDFGAEAVLTGGSYSDQRYFGRVDSGSFGPWDTKAFASLSWQDYDKFKGPGDLKKWQANVKFLQEFGDLGWITLAGHWNSNRNNSYYAEDYAPNTTNFSGTLAGTIDLIKGPDGYIANPANTTGANFSGTGWDRDYQTTCAYTTPVAGHADNTMTTCGNFYKVKINPSDTGNIRLQSLWHLTDALTVTADTNLQYVLANGGGAFSFKENSAQLIGSTTGVGTSTTPYHCIPGQGCDLNGDGDVMDTVDLYQPSTTNTRRWGFNTSVIYQFDEDNTIQAAYTLDYGLHRQTGTTTFFDPVDGPADPFAGLKDKAHEVLDANGVPLRYRDRKSKAIMNQASFDYEGKYFDNAVRVSLGFRMPFFERDLNQYCYEALGSSNAYCTSQVPNATFANNTVTFAGSSTHYVPGGSTVKRYSRFLPHLGLSYLPFGDTHQFFGSYTQEIAAPRTDNLYTSALSDPSNPASAWMTFARTKPETSTTYQVGYRYLTSDLQGSLVYWNSQVKNRIVSSFDLNTNTYFDHNVPGVNFWGFDAEANWFPTEQLSLYANAGFDRARITSNIPVGGGFANTLNKQLSETPKWTFSGRTQYAVLPDLRLGVEGKYVSSRNQTEDNNAFVPDYFTINADISYDLDALGMDNSSIRFNVDNVLDKHYFTSLGTQTCWTPVAPTTSGCTSFPYAYLGSPRIYQVSLTARY from the coding sequence ATGAACATGCGTAATCTAAAATCGCTGATGCTGGGCGCGACCGCGCTGACGCTGGCGACGCCGCTGCTGACCGTTGCCGCCCACGCGCAATCGACGGGCACGCAAGAGGTCGAAACCGTCGTCGTCACCGCCGAGCGGACCCAGAGCGACGGACTGATGAACGCCGCGCCGATCTCCAAGGAGCGCTCGACGATCACCAGCGAATTCCTGCAGACCCAGACCGCCGGCCAGACGGTGTTCCAGGCGCTCAACTACATGCCGGGCGTGAACTTCACGAACAACGATCCTTACGGCTCGAGCGGCGGCAACATCCGCATGCACGGACAGGACGGCAACCATATCTCCCTGACGCTCGACGGCATGCCGCTCAACGACACGGGCAACTACGCGATCTACACCAACCAGCAGCTCGACCCCGAAGTGGTCGACCGCGTCAGCGCCAACCAGGGCTCGACCGACGTCGACAGCCCGACCGCGGCGGCGACCGGCGGCGTCATCGCCATCATCTCCGACCGTCCGCACGACGATTTCGGCGCCGAGGCCGTCCTCACCGGCGGCTCGTACAGCGACCAGCGCTATTTCGGCCGCGTCGATTCCGGTTCGTTCGGGCCGTGGGACACCAAGGCGTTCGCCTCGCTCTCCTGGCAGGACTACGACAAGTTCAAGGGTCCGGGCGACCTGAAGAAGTGGCAGGCCAACGTCAAGTTCCTGCAGGAATTCGGCGACCTGGGCTGGATCACGCTCGCCGGCCATTGGAACAGCAACCGCAACAATTCCTACTACGCCGAAGACTATGCGCCGAACACGACCAACTTCTCCGGAACGCTGGCCGGCACCATCGACCTGATCAAGGGGCCAGACGGCTATATCGCCAACCCCGCGAACACCACCGGCGCCAATTTCAGCGGCACGGGCTGGGACCGCGACTACCAGACCACCTGCGCCTACACCACGCCGGTCGCCGGCCATGCCGACAACACGATGACGACCTGCGGCAATTTCTACAAGGTGAAGATCAACCCGTCCGACACCGGCAATATCCGCCTGCAGTCGCTGTGGCACCTGACCGACGCGTTGACGGTCACGGCCGATACCAATCTTCAATATGTTCTGGCCAATGGCGGCGGCGCCTTCTCGTTCAAGGAGAACAGCGCCCAGCTGATCGGCAGCACCACGGGCGTCGGCACGTCCACCACGCCGTATCATTGCATTCCCGGCCAGGGCTGCGACCTGAACGGCGACGGCGACGTGATGGACACCGTCGACCTCTACCAGCCCAGCACGACCAACACGCGCCGCTGGGGCTTCAACACCTCGGTGATCTACCAGTTCGACGAGGACAACACGATCCAGGCCGCCTACACGCTGGATTACGGCCTGCACCGTCAGACGGGCACGACGACCTTCTTCGACCCGGTCGACGGCCCGGCCGATCCGTTCGCCGGGTTGAAGGACAAGGCGCACGAAGTGCTCGACGCCAACGGCGTGCCGCTGCGCTATCGCGATCGCAAGTCCAAGGCGATCATGAACCAGGCCTCGTTCGACTATGAAGGCAAGTATTTCGACAACGCGGTGCGCGTCTCGCTCGGCTTCCGCATGCCGTTCTTCGAGCGCGACCTCAACCAGTACTGCTACGAGGCGCTCGGCAGCAGCAACGCCTACTGCACCTCGCAGGTGCCGAACGCGACCTTCGCCAACAACACGGTGACCTTCGCGGGCAGCTCGACGCATTACGTGCCGGGCGGAAGCACGGTGAAGCGCTACAGCCGCTTCCTGCCGCATCTGGGACTGAGCTATCTGCCGTTCGGCGATACGCACCAGTTCTTCGGCTCCTACACCCAGGAAATCGCGGCGCCGCGCACCGACAATCTCTACACCAGCGCCCTGTCGGACCCGAGCAATCCGGCCTCCGCCTGGATGACCTTCGCGCGCACCAAGCCGGAGACCTCGACGACCTATCAGGTCGGCTATCGCTATCTCACGAGCGATCTGCAGGGCTCGCTGGTCTACTGGAACTCGCAGGTCAAGAACCGCATCGTCAGTTCGTTCGACCTGAACACCAACACCTATTTCGACCACAACGTGCCGGGCGTGAACTTCTGGGGCTTCGACGCGGAAGCCAACTGGTTCCCGACCGAGCAGCTCAGCCTCTATGCCAATGCTGGCTTCGACCGCGCCCGCATCACCTCCAACATCCCGGTCGGCGGCGGCTTCGCGAACACGCTCAACAAGCAGCTGTCCGAGACCCCGAAATGGACCTTCTCGGGCCGCACGCAGTATGCGGTGTTGCCGGACCTGCGGCTGGGCGTCGAAGGCAAATATGTCAGCAGCCGCAACCAGACCGAAGACAACAACGCCTTCGTTCCGGACTACTTCACGATCAACGCCGACATTTCCTACGATCTCGACGCGCTCGGAATGGACAATTCCTCCATCCGCTTCAACGTCGACAACGTGCTCGACAAGCACTACTTCACCAGCCTCGGGACCCAGACCTGCTGGACGCCGGTCGCGCCGACGACCAGCGGCTGCACCAGCTTCCCTTACGCCTATCTGGGTTCGCCGCGCATCTACCAGGTCTCGCTGACGGCGCGTTACTAG